agctgcagtccactcctCGTGAATCTCCTCAAATTCTTCAATGGGATTCACTACTCCTTTTTCTCCCACATTTATTCTTCCATTCAAATTTAAATTACTGTGATTGGATActgcactctgtgaacagcagcttctttaccAAGGACTTTCTGTGTCTTACTATTGGataactgtcaagtcagcagttttcccccatgattgtggagactgaaccagactgagagaaCATTTGAAGATTCAGGAacatttgcaggtgtttggagttAATGATCTGATTAGAGTGAGACATCACCAGTCTCCAATATTCAACTATTTTCATAGTAttattttctgagatactgaattttgggttttcattatcTGTAAGTTGTAATCAtcagaataaaagaaataaacactgaaatatatcagtgtgtgtgtgtgtgtgtgatatctaTAATAATATACCAGTCtaattttttgtattgaattactgcaataaatcaactttttaatgatattcaaatttattaagatgcacctgtatatatgGAATcagggatgtgtgtgtatgtgtgtgtgtcgctttctttgttttttgtttttattcaaattcatgtgcacatcataaaatctgcattcttacacacacacacacacacacacacacacacacacacacacacacacacacacacacacacacacacacacacacacagctaaattGGCCTACATCAATTTTTCTTTAGTAGCCAGTGCATCAAAAATCAGGTTTGGTTCTTAacaaaaatcacattaaaaaaattaaaaataaatacttttattaaaacttgatatatacaatatatatatatatatatatatatatatatatatatatatatatatatacacacacacacacacacacacacacacacacacacacacacacacacacacacacacacaggacaacattttaaaaacaacatttttgacTTAATATGCAAATACTGGTTTTGTTAATGCAAATATTGGAGGCAAGTGAACTGTTATAATTATTTCAGCATTATACAGTAAACAGTGAAAAGATGAAGATGCTACATGAcaacagataaacaaacacattattttaaaaagaataaaagtgcTTCATAAAAAATACCAGATTTCAGAAGGTGTTTAAAACTTTACAGGAAATCAGAGCAGTTTCTTTCTTCCAAACTGAAAAGTGAACACCAGCTTTTACTGATGATGAAGTCTGATGTTTTGTGTCAGAATGCTTCATTAGATTTAATTGTGAGGATGTTGATGATCTCAGGCTGTGTGCAGTGACATCATCACCCATCTGATCCATATCCTGCTATTCATATCTCCTCAGTTCCACTGCTGTATTATGGATTATCTTCTGACTGCAGGTTGAAGTTTCTGTGGAGGAAGTGAATGGAGgtgaaacacaacacaaaccCTGAGGAAGATTTGGTACAACAGCAGGAGACCACAGATGAAGAACATTAATATTCCAGATTACAGTGTAAACATCATCATGTCTTACTCTCTCACTGCAgcaggaacacacactctcacactttagAAGGTTAATGGAAAAGGaacctccttcagaggctgtaaAACATTCAAATCATCACAAAGTGAAATCAAAACACTGCAGCACATAAACACTGTAGTGGATTTAAACATCATTTATGGATCATAAAGTTTCACTTACAGGGTCTGggtggaacaggtttaaatCCTGAAACACAGATGATGAACACACAGTTATTATTAAATCTGTGCTCTGTGTTTATTAAGAATCagattattattgtgttttatttaacaattaaagttaaaatatgTGAAATATCCATTAAATCCTGTTGCAAAAATTGAAAAAGTTTGAATCTGGTCTCTGTGAACTTCAtacctgtttttttcctctttttaccaaagtttttatttttccagaccACAATTccagcaacaacagcaacaagaaAAAGGAGAGACACGACCACACCAACGATGATCTCAATCACAATCAGTCCTCCATCTGATCCTCCATCTGTTAAATCAGAACAGAGTCTTTATTATCTGCTGCATCAGTAAATCAGTGTTCACTCTGTAAATGTGTAGTGGATCAGGACCTTTTGGTACTTTGAGCACCATCTCCTTCTCCAAGCTGCTGTGCTCAATCACacaggtgtaggtgtgtttctGCAGGGCCTTAGCTGAGACTTTCAGAATGCTCCTCTTCTGGAAGCTTCCATCCTGATTGGGTAACGTCTCTCTGAGATCCACATCCTTATACACGTCCACTCCGTCCTTCTGCCATTtaataatcagtgctttggggaAGAAACCTGTAGCATGACACACCACCTCTGGAGAAGACGAGTGCTTTTGTAACACAGATGCTGCAGGAGGAACTGCAGAAACACAgagacataaatataataaaccctgtgagatttatttataaataattaaaaaaaagtttgaaggaAGCTACAGGACATACATCAGGCTATCTAtgtatgtaagagtgtgtgtgtgtgtgtgtgtgtgtgtgtgtgcgtgttgaaaaaaatgttattagtgtgtacactatcagtgtgtgtgtgttgtagtgagggagtgtgttatcacacactttttctctccAGAGTCTCTCTGCTGTAAGACACAAACTTCTTCATCCAGTTGATACACTCAGTCTCCAGGAAGTTCCTCCAGTATTCAGCCTCAGATCTTACAGGATCCCATCTGTTTATAAAGATCTCAACTTCATCATTAACTGCAGTCCAGCTTCCAGTGTTCAGATCCAGACTGAAGAAATCTTCTCCATCATAACCGTACTGATCGTATCCTCTAGTGGTGCCGTTACCATCAATCTCACAGCCGTACATCCTCTGTAGAGTATgaactcctacacacacacacacacacacacacacacacacacacacaagcacattgCTAAACTGCAGCTCAGTGTCTAGACACACTCCAGTTAGTACTTCATGTGTGTAGAATCCTGAAGAATAATTCAGGAACAATGAAGATCTCGTGTGGTGGAGGTGAACGTGATCTTGTTCCTGgtgaattttcttttatattattgcTTTGCAACATCTAATGATGACATCAAATACTTTAATGTATAAAACTTGTGGTTGGTGGAAGTGAGTtttaaattttgtgtgtgtgtgtgtgtgtgtgtgtgtgtgtgtgtgtgtgtgtatataccttcAGTCTGATTAAACTCCTGCTTTATTACATCCAGGTAAAATATGAAGACTTCCTGATTAGCATACTGCTTCTGAGTCTCTCTGTCCCAGTAATCTGCACTGATCTTCTGGATCCACTGTGTCTTTGGGATCATCCTGCTGATGTTGCTGTCATAGTACACAAACTGCTGTCCATCAAACAGACCAACAGCAGTGAACTCTGGGAAATGTGTTCCTGGTGGGAGTCCAGTGTGGAGGTACTGCAGAGAGTGTGGATCTGTACACAATAATAAATGGTTCAACAATTACAATTAAAgctgaaaacacaaacattcagcTGCCTTTTGCAGTGTTGCTCTGTACATTCACAAGATCTCTAAACATTCTAAACCCAACAGCGCCTCTACTGGCCAAAGTGAAGCAACTGCAccgtgagaaaaaaagaaaagaaatgaaacttcCCCTCTGCTTGTTTACACTTAGACTTCCTTTATTTTTCGGTTTTATAGTTTAAGTTATACTCTCAGAAATACACATTATTTCTATCCAGATCTTATAACAACCATCTAAAATACATGATACGTAAATAAATGTGGGTTAAGTTAATTATTTGCGTTAATATTCGCAGTGACATATTATATAGTGATAAGTTTAGTACTTCAGCAGCGCGCGCACTGCGGGATAAATAATGACTTGTTCTGAATCTGCTGAAATACTGACAAACATCTACATCTGTATAAActggattatatttatttattaaaactcaCCTGGTGAGGAGACACGAAGAGAAAATACTGAAAGAAGTAGAAGATCCAGGAAAGCATTTCCGTCCtccatattattatttaaaataatattgttttgTGTTAAAACAATGTCAACAACGAAATTCGTCGAGAgttactgttgttgttttgaaatCAGGGTTATGTAAGTTCGCCCTACctcttcttccggcttctcccattaggggtcgccacagcgtcATCTGtttccacacccccctgtcctctacatctgcctctttcacagcaactacctacatgtcctccatcaccacatccataaacctcctccttgatcttcctcttttcctccttcctggtgtctccatcctcagcattcttctactgttGTGAATTCGCAGCATGCGCAGCATCTCGAGCACGGCTTCTCAGACACGGGCGCACTGAGTATCAGCAGCGGCGCACGAATTGCGCAGTCGAGGCGCAGTGGCACTCTCGAGGTGATGTGTTAGAGCGCAGGATAAAGTTTGTGAAGCTGTAAGGGTGCTCCACTGTTAATCTATAATCGTAAAGATTATTAAAGGAGATTACGATGTGATATTCATTTTGCTACAggatgttaaatatatataatctgtattttaAGTGTGTTGAGGCACCTGTTATATTGCCGGGTTAGCCGCTAGCATAGCTGCTCATTAGTATCGCTGCTCGGGCTAAACATGCTACTAGTTTTTTCCATCGGTAACATCTGTACTGTACAATGGTTCAGTAACTACTGTGATGGTTTATTACTGATTGTATTAAGCATCTGTTTCTTATTTCATTCCTTAAAAACTACCCCGCACACATGACCCTGTGTGTAATGTTATTCTTGTGCAATAAATGGCTAAACTCTATCTGATGACTCAAACTCCCTGACCAGAGTTCTGCAGCGGTCAATACCACAATCACCAGTAACAGTGGGCAATCCGCAAcacctactgatataccccatgtccctcctctgcacaagtccaaaccatctaaatctcacctccctcaccttgtctccaaaacgtcctacatgcgctgcaTTATAAAAAATCCCAATGTATACTAGGTACAGTACAAGAAACAGAAACGGTGTAGTTTTCCCTTGGTGTTTCAGGCTCTAAAACCGGGAGCGCCATCTACTGGCCAAATGTTGCAACTGCCTAAACTAAATTGAACGTGCTCATGATctgttataatatttttgttttacactcttatagtttaattaaaatacacaatacatgAATACGTGTGGGTTAAATGAATTATTTGTGTTAAAGAGTCGCAGTGACACATAATATAGAAATAAGTTCAGTACTTTACCATACACATGATAGTAAGATATCTGCTTGggataaataataatgattttgaGATAAATAATGACTTATTCTGAATCTGCTGAAATACTGAAAAACATCGTTAATACAAACTTCAAactggattttatttatgttttaaaactcACCTGCTGATGAGACACGCCAATAAAGTGCCTCGGTCGTCCATCTTAAGTAAActtaatttatgaatgaatttTTCTTTGGCTGATGTGTTAAACAATGGTTTTTCCACCCTTTTTTTCACAGACACTGTAGGTTATTGGGATTGTAATGTATTGTGCTGGATGTTTATACATCATTCGGGTAAAACAGGTTTCTGGGGTGAAAGTCTGCCCCCAAGTGgttgaatataaaaatgaatgctCTGAGTTCATAACGTGCATCGAGCAATTCCACTTATGAACAGATGACGTCACTCTTGTTAAATCCtcattagttttttgttttgttttttttattacgtgGAAAAGCGTGCTGCCGGTAGACTGAAGGGTGATGCAAGAAAAGTTTCTATTTACCAATGACACTTTAAAGCCTCTCCACTGTTAGAAAGGAGTTCTATGGTGTTGTGCATTAATGAGTCCAGCATGATGAAGACACTTTTAATATTGACGTGTTTCCTACTTTCCACTTTAGCAGGTAAGAagtgtttattctttattctataGTTTATGGGTTGAGGGTAGAACTTTGTGGATATGATCCTGAAATGGTAACACCTTCCATACAGATGTTGTATAGAAACAATCAATTCTTCAATCAAATGTCACCCCTATCCAACTACATGCtttaatacaaaacacaaacaatttcATTCTCCACATGCATTCTGTTACATGGTCATATATCTTTGCATTGCTGCAGATCTTGTGATCCATCCATTGTAGTctatgtaatattaataatgatggcTTTCAAAAACACTGTGAATATCAGTATCAGCAGAACTTGGTATCGGATTGGAATGGAAACGTGGTACCGTGAAATCATCTTTGTGATTCCTGTATTATAATTTCACTCATTGCTGTTTCTCGTgtttgcagacacacacactctacactacttCTACACTGTCGTCACAGCACAACTCAATTCCTCCATCAGCTCCAAAACCCAGTTCACTGCCGTCGGTCTGCTGGACGGAGAGCAGTTTCTGTcctacagcagcagcagcgtgAAGCTCAGTGTGAAGGACTGGATGAAGAAGACTGAGGCAGAAACGTACTGGAGGAGTGAGGCACAGGACATGCAAAGCAATCAGGACAACTTCAACAGCATAATGAGCACAGTGATGACCAGCTTTAATCATAATGAAGGTAAAAATACACACCATACAATGACTTTCTGACTGGATCTTAAATGCTGAGCTTCCACCTCCCAGTGATCCCAGTATTCATCCcagtattattacatttaattttctgTTACATAATTGAGAACAAACTATCCATGAAAGGACAGTAATGTCCATCTGGTTTCCAGTTGGCACTGTAATGTGACCACCTTTTGGGGGTTTGGGTGGAGtgtagtggttaaggcattggactttagatctgatggtcaaatcccagccacatcaaactgccacttttgggcccctgagcaaggcccttaactccatagCTGTTGATGGTCCGAAGTCCACAAACTTTGAGATGTAGACCTCTTGGAAAATGATTTTCATAACCAAAAGccatttttaaagttttatagtaaatgaTGAATCATTTGTAGTTTCAATGTCATCAGCCGGAAATCGCAGCAGTACGTGTTACAGTAAGCAGTAAAAAAATGGACttccctgattttttttttggaatcctGAACAGTTCAGTTTATCGACAGTTCCATGTCTGAGAGGAAGTAAGATTCATTGGTGGTCAGATGGCTCAGGTTTGTAAGTTCATGGAAAGAGAAATTCCCCGAGGGAAATCGATTTCAAGAAGTCGAGCGTCAAAACGATACTTTTCTagtctaataattaataataataataataataataataataataataataataataataataatatttcacattctGTTTGTTGTTCTGTTCAGGCAAATGTGTAATAAAAGGGTCAATAAGCTACAGCTCAGTAACGTCATTGCACTCATgttacctctgtgtgtgtgtgtgtgtgtgtgtgtgtgtgtgtgtgtgtgtagacgttCACACTCTCCAGAAATTCTACGGCTGTGAGCTCCACGATGGCGGCGTCTCTAGAGGATACGATCGGTTCGGTTTTGACGGAGAAGATTTCATCAGTCTGGATCTGAGCGCTAAATCCTGGACCACGGCGAAACCTCAGGCTGAGATCCTGAAAAAGAAGTGGGATTCACACCGCTGCACTTTGTTCATGAAGCTACCTCAAGAACGAGTGTGTAGATCTGTTGAAGAAGTTCACGTCTCAGTGCAGAGACACTCTGGAGAGgaaaggtgaagtgtgtgtgatctGCTCTGTTACTATAACAcactaagaacacacacacacaatttacatgCTTGTGAAACCTTCTCAtgttatttctaaaataatcctcagtcttgtaatatttatgtctctgtgtgtctctgtagtTTCTCCCACGGCTTCACTGTTCCACAAAAGCTCGCCGTCTCCAGGGGTGGTGTGTCATGCTACAGGTTTCTTCCCCAAAGCACTGAATATCTCCTGGCTGAAGAACGGAGAGGACGTGTATGAAGACGTGGAGCTCAGTGAGACGTTACCCAACCAGGATGGAAGCTTCCAGAAGAGGAGCATTCTGAAAGTCTCAGCTGAGGAGCTGCAGGAACACACCTACACCTGTGTGATTGAGCACAGCAGCTTGGAGAAGGAGATGGTGCTCGAAGTACCAAAAGGTCCTGATACACTACAGAATTACCGAGTGAAAGTTATTGATGCAGCAGGTAATAAAGACTCGGTGTTGATTTTACAGATGGAGGAGCGTTTTGGATCATCGCTGGTGTGGGCGTGGCTCTCGTTGttattgctgctgttgttgCCGGAATTGTGGTCTGGAGGAAGTAGAATTCCGGTGAGTggaggaaggaggaagatgTGAAGAACAGATTGAGAGAAATGTGGATTTGAGGATAATCTGATGTCACCTTTGTGCTTTGTAAAGTTCAGTTCCACTGTAGGTCAAACACAGTGCACAGATTTTATTATATCTGAATCGTTTTGAATGTTTCGGAGATTCTCGAGGAGCTTCCTCGTCCTCTCGCATGTCTAACTGtgattctctttctttctgacaGAGTAAGACATGATGTTAACATCTGGAATAACAATCTGTGtgtgaagagaaaaaacaagaagaagagcCTCACCTCATCCAATCTCACCTCAGAGCTCAtcctctttctttccatttgaTCTAAGAGGTGATGAatgagatgatgaggaggaCATTAAGGATTAAAtattgttcacacacacacacacacacacacacacacacacacacacacacacacaagcaggtGCTTCTGTTTTGGCTATTCTGTACAGTGTAATATGGCCAGTCGAATACTACAGTATATCATACAGTATTAATTGTAATATAAATGCTATTATGGGATTCATTTTTAATTCCTGATTGTTACGGATCAATTACAGCGACGTCATTTGTAAGGGTTGATTACGATAACTGATTGTGTACAATACCAGATactgtaattgtaaaaaaaaacggaTCAAACTGCCAACATATGTTTAGTTGATGTTTTAAGGTCAAGAGATTTGACTGATCCCAAATGATCTTTATTTGTCGCCGACGTATTGATCTTTGATCTTAATACTTTTTCTTGATTTAACAAGTAATAATGTAGAATTAGTACCATGTAGCAGTATAACTGTAGCGTTAGTTAAGGCAAATTCTACATTAGTTTATAATCTCGAAATTGTTATTAAAGTTGAATTAAGCTCATTGTTGTGTCCTGCGACTTGAAATGCATTTGATAAATGCCTAATGTACCATTATACATGATACACTGTGTTTCTGACAGTTATTCCTAATGTAATAATGAATGTTTctatatttatactgtacatacattttgtatataaaagaatgcaataaaatctattttaaaatatgaatttcttTGAATGCATTTTATTCACCAATAATAAGGTTATGTGTTACATTAATCCATTTTTTTACTCTACAGTTATGAGTGAATcactataaaaaagaaaacgctGCTGTGAGCATGTTTCTAGATGAACAGGGACTGAATGTGCACAGGAAATGCTGCAATGATACAATATAGTAAACCAGGGATTAGTTTTCATTATCTAGTGAAGTAAAAACATCAGGCAGGTTGCTTTAATACACCTGCACAGTACAGAAGCATCACTTAGAGCTAATGTTCCTTATAGGAGCTGTTGATTCTGATTTACTATAACATTGGtatgtgcattttaaacatcctattccacatttagttcccactGGATTTCATAGAAGAGCACTGTGGGAGACTTTCCAGGCCAGAGAACAATAGACTAAAGTTCAGTACCTGAAGTATGCATAAGTGAGAAACACTTGAAAGCACATCTCATTTGGGTTGTTGTTCATTTTTCCCATTGAAGGTAGTAACCAAAGACAAAacaggcaaaagtttgtggacacctgactgctttttgaacgtcccatttCAAGTTCAGTGTCTATATGCTGTTAGAATGATGTTAGAATGCGTGTTATGTAAAACCCTTTAAATACCTCTGAAAACAAACCACACCTGGTTTTCATCGAttacacaggttttattttatttatttttttgcaagccAGTTACTGTATTAACCAACCGTTACAGctctttatttactttgtaaAGAATGACGCAgatcctcctgaaccctggtgctacataacagaataccttgtaattaaacaaaatgtaaacaaaatggttcgtgcaaaaaaagcaaaagcaaattgttttagattttctttcAACTTTCACAAAGAAATTTTTccaatttacagtttttctcggtttcttTGGAGCGTTTTCTCAGATCAGAactgaaattctcaaaactacttgttcaacctccacatcatttagtcacttgtgctcatcataagaacatttcttgttgttttgaTCAAATGGCCAACActtttgtacattaatttaatgtattgtgttcgagtgtctgctgtttcctacagtatcagttgtttatgttcatgttgatcaaaatatattctactggtttcacctgaatagttttaacccccaaaacatctcagcatcagttcattgtgtacgtcattgaatgtaaaatgattaaaccatttgtcagaatctgtcatctaaaatttctatcaAACTTttgatttgtaaataaataatatatttaatcagATAATGGTTTACTCTGTCAAGAGCCAGAagatctgtgtttgtgttttaccgGTGCAGAGTTATTTAGCAACATAACAATCTATTCCGATTTTGAGCTCTTCAAGATAAGCAGTTGGTGCTCCTGAGGTTTTAAGGCATGTTTAAAAGGATGTACTTGGTATTGATCATGAGTTCAGATCTGAGCACCGTcaagctcccagtgtataaatgagatcattttaAGTCGGTCTGGATAAGGCCATttgccaaatgccttaaatgtaaaatgttgcaAAATCAGCATGCTATTTATTAAGGGAAATTCTATAATTCTAATGAATGTTCCAGATAATTTTCAATGAGCAGTCTGACACCATAAATACATCTGACATCTATAATCAAAAACAAGAATACAGGCACAGTctgaacataaataaatctttcaTGTTTAAACTGGGAGCAAAGTAAAAACAAAGGTAAGAGAGGGATCACACAGTTAAATGATGCAATAGCTCTAATCTAATCGATCTAATGTTAAAACTTCTTATAAACTTGTAACACTGAGAAGTAACTTTAAACTGATAAATAATTGTTTGTGCACACAAGCCTGTGTGCCATCTAGTGGCCAATTAATGTAAGAACAACACACTGTTTTTAAGCATGTGATTATATGAGGTGTTGAAATACAGATAAACAAGTCTAAAAcagttaaaaatatttgtacatttattcataaagattataatatttatatgcatgTTGGTTGCATGTCATTTTGCCAACATTACGGTAGTCAGTAGGTAATATTTATGAGGAACACTGATGCTCTGGGtgtttaaaaatgcacaaattattcctttatgattttatatatatgtatactatATGCAGCACTGATACTGAATTAAACAGCagatttaaatatgtttgttgTTAGACTTAGTTTATGGagagtattttattttgaactgTATATAGAGGATCTGGATAAAGGGCAGAAACTACATTtcccagcagccactgcacgtCCATTTTACACACCGCATTGTGCAATATACAGAATTActggcggcgctattttgtgttttgtgtatttgtccacACAGTCTtgtttgtctttgcactgttttcaCACAATGCACCTtgtgtggtgaggacacttactaatCCTTAGCTCTGTGctttctgtgatgtagctccatgttgtcgtgtgtagcaccagggttctggaggaacgttgtctcatttcactgtgtacagatatatatggttgaaatgacaataaaagcttcttgacttgacttccatgtcactaaacacaaacacctgaTTCCAATTTACTTCTGATtagcacattcacacacacacacacacacacacacagacacacacacacagctttatcaGCCAGAGCAGCAAAACTGATTTCAGGTTTGGTTcttaacaaaaaatacacacttttattaaaacttttttatttacagaactatatatattatatatacacacacaacaacatttaaaaaccaACATTTTTGACTTAATGTGCATCAGAGACACAAACAATTTGGTTTTGTTCATGAAAATATTCAAGGCAAATAATCGGTTATAATTATTTCAGCATTATACAGTAAACAgtaagaagatgaagatgctACATGACACTagataaacattattttacataGAATAAACAGGCTGAAGCgcttcataaaaaaataccaGATTTCAGAAGGTCTCACAGGAAAACTTCACAGGAAATTAGTACTAAGCAGGTTCTTCCATCCAAACTGAAAAGCAAACACCAGCTTTCACAAATGCTTCATTAGAATTGATTAGGAGGATGTTGATGATCTCAGGCTGTGTGCAGTGACATCATCACCCATCTGATCCATATCCTGCTATTCATATCTCCTCAGTTCCACTGTTGTATTATGGATTATCTTCTGACTGCAGGTTGAAGTTTCTGTGGAGGAAGTGAATGGAGgtgaaacacaacacaaaccCTGAGGAAGATTTGGTACAACAGCAGGAGACCACAGATGAAGAACATTTATATTCCAGATTACAGTGTAAACATCATCATGTCTTACTCTCTCACTGCAgcaggaacacacactctcacactttagGAGTTAATGGAAAAGGaacctccttcagaggctgtaaAACATTCAAATCATCACAACGTGAAATCAAAACACTGCAGCACATAAACACTGTAGTGGATTTAAACATCATTTATGGATCATAAAGTTTCACTTACAGGCACTGGATAGAACAAGTCTGAATCCTGAAACACAGATGATGATCACACAGTTATTATTAAATCTGTGCTCTGTGTTTATTCAGAATcagattattgtttttttatttaacaattgaactaaaaaatatgtgaaatattcattaaatcctgtttaaaaaattacaaagttTGAATCTGGTCTCTGTGAACTTCATACCcgtctctttttctcctttcatcAGAGTTTTTCTTCTTCCAGACCACAATTccagcaacaacagcaacaagaaCAACGAGAGACACAACCACACCAACAATAATACCAATCTGTCCTCCATCTGATCCTCCATCTGATCCTCCATCTGATCCTCCACCTGAACCTCCATCTGATCCTCCATCTGATCCTCCATCTGTTAAATCATCACAGAGTGTTTATTATCTGCTGCATCAGTAAATCAGTGTTCACTCTGTAATTCTGTATTGTATCAGAACCTTCTGGTACTTCGAGCACCATCTCCTTCTCCAAGCTGCTGTGCTCAATCACacaggtgtaggtgtgtttctGCAGCTCCTTAGCTGAGACTTTCAGAATGCTCCTCTTCTGGAAGCTTCCATCCTGGTTGGT
This region of Silurus meridionalis isolate SWU-2019-XX chromosome 27, ASM1480568v1, whole genome shotgun sequence genomic DNA includes:
- the LOC124380949 gene encoding BOLA class I histocompatibility antigen, alpha chain BL3-7-like isoform X2; its protein translation is MTLWRPLMGEAGRRDPHSLQYLHTGLPPGTHFPEFTAVGLFDGQQFVYYDSNISRMIPKTQWIQKISADYWDRETQKQYANQEVFIFYLDVIKQEFNQTEGVHTLQRMYGCEIDGNGTTRGYDQYGYDGEDFFSLDLNTGSWTAVNDEVEIFINRWDPVRSEAEYWRNFLETECINWMKKFVSYSRETLERKIPPAASVLQKHSSSPEVVCHATGFFPKALIIKWQKDGVDVYKDVDLRETLPNQDGSFQKRSILKVSAKALQKHTYTCVIEHSSLEKEMVLKVPKDGGSDGGLIVIEIIVGVVVSLLFLVAVVAGIVVWKNKNFGKKRKKTGFKPVPPRPSSEGGSFSINLLKCESVCSCCSERKLQPAVRR
- the LOC124380949 gene encoding BOLA class I histocompatibility antigen, alpha chain BL3-7-like isoform X1, yielding MEDGNAFLDLLLLSVFSLRVSSPDPHSLQYLHTGLPPGTHFPEFTAVGLFDGQQFVYYDSNISRMIPKTQWIQKISADYWDRETQKQYANQEVFIFYLDVIKQEFNQTEGVHTLQRMYGCEIDGNGTTRGYDQYGYDGEDFFSLDLNTGSWTAVNDEVEIFINRWDPVRSEAEYWRNFLETECINWMKKFVSYSRETLERKIPPAASVLQKHSSSPEVVCHATGFFPKALIIKWQKDGVDVYKDVDLRETLPNQDGSFQKRSILKVSAKALQKHTYTCVIEHSSLEKEMVLKVPKDGGSDGGLIVIEIIVGVVVSLLFLVAVVAGIVVWKNKNFGKKRKKTGFKPVPPRPSSEGGSFSINLLKCESVCSCCSERKLQPAVRR